A part of Paenibacillus donghaensis genomic DNA contains:
- a CDS encoding SDR family NAD(P)-dependent oxidoreductase: MKTIVIIGAGPGLGLSLAKKFGGNGFNVAAISRNSTKLEIIVSELQKLKIEAKSYATNLHSELKEKGIYVGHLSIGNLIQAGTDGDPDLIAKAWCDLYEKKDRFEETFPMG, translated from the coding sequence ATGAAAACAATTGTAATTATTGGTGCAGGTCCCGGATTAGGGTTGTCTCTTGCTAAAAAATTTGGGGGAAATGGATTTAATGTTGCAGCGATTTCGCGGAACAGTACGAAACTCGAAATAATTGTCTCTGAACTTCAAAAATTAAAGATTGAAGCGAAATCATATGCAACGAACCTGCATAGTGAACTGAAAGAGAAAGGGATATATGTTGGTCATCTGTCCATAGGTAATTTAATACAAGCTGGTACAGATGGTGATCCTGACCTTATCGCCAAAGCATGGTGCGATCTTTATGAGAAGAAAGATCGGTTTGAAGAGACATTTCCTATGGGATGA
- a CDS encoding glycoside hydrolase family 2 TIM barrel-domain containing protein, with protein MLRTFPEHQIRRNQLLDGPWDFMKDPLNMGVQEKWFERFPHSPLSLYVPSCWNNELGMYEYEGVGWYRKKIRIENPQHVRLIFHAVMGHAEVYLDGQHLGYHYGGFTPFEFIVPSLAAGEHEIVVRTDSTLDRLTIPTEQVDWFHYGGIIRSVELQYLPDLYIERVKIDYELQGADADVSVQVQIRSFLQSVQTTRLALSEGGHELHSEEVQIEAGQTFSHTFKKLLPEVRLWNVGSPELYTFRVRTAEDDKFERIGFRRIETKDHRILINGSPIYLKGVNRHEEHPEWGFAFPPKLMHKELDIILELGCNSVRGSHYPQSPYWLDLLDEHGMVYWSEIPIWGAFLPNETVSEPLFQERALTMIEEMIGLHIHHPSVIFWSVHNEIDTRTQEAFAFTQALIGLVKKLDTSRLVTYATMHPLEDILLPLFDVIGINKYFGWYEGDVSGFKDMLEQFHKRAEQLGAGNKVVLMTEFGGAGLFGDVGWEPRLFSEDYQAHIVTEALAIFKNDPKIGGTFIWQFADIRGDLKSSSKNFRDRARGFNNKGLVNEYRKPKQSFREVRRIYRSWTE; from the coding sequence TTGTTAAGGACTTTTCCCGAGCATCAAATTCGGAGAAATCAGCTGTTGGACGGGCCATGGGACTTCATGAAAGATCCGTTAAATATGGGTGTTCAAGAAAAATGGTTTGAGCGTTTTCCACATTCTCCACTATCTCTTTATGTACCGTCGTGCTGGAATAATGAACTGGGCATGTACGAATATGAAGGAGTCGGCTGGTATCGTAAAAAAATACGGATTGAGAATCCTCAGCATGTCAGACTCATCTTTCATGCCGTGATGGGACATGCCGAGGTTTATTTGGACGGCCAGCACCTGGGCTATCACTATGGCGGATTTACACCCTTTGAATTCATTGTCCCTTCCTTGGCGGCCGGAGAACATGAGATTGTCGTCCGGACGGACAGCACCCTGGACCGTCTTACGATTCCGACTGAACAAGTGGACTGGTTCCATTACGGCGGCATTATCCGCTCGGTCGAGCTGCAATATTTGCCTGATCTGTATATCGAACGGGTGAAGATTGATTATGAGCTGCAGGGCGCAGACGCGGATGTATCTGTTCAGGTACAGATCCGTTCCTTCCTGCAATCCGTGCAGACGACTAGACTGGCACTCAGCGAAGGCGGACATGAATTGCATTCGGAAGAAGTGCAGATTGAGGCTGGCCAGACCTTCAGCCATACGTTCAAGAAGCTCCTGCCTGAGGTGCGACTGTGGAACGTCGGCAGCCCTGAGCTGTATACCTTTCGTGTACGGACGGCGGAAGACGACAAGTTTGAACGGATCGGCTTCCGCCGCATTGAGACCAAAGACCATCGCATTCTGATTAACGGTTCCCCTATTTATCTGAAGGGTGTGAACCGTCATGAAGAGCATCCCGAGTGGGGGTTTGCCTTCCCTCCGAAACTGATGCATAAAGAGCTCGATATTATTCTGGAGCTTGGCTGTAATTCCGTCCGGGGCTCGCATTATCCCCAGAGCCCGTATTGGCTGGATCTGCTTGATGAGCACGGCATGGTGTACTGGAGCGAAATTCCGATCTGGGGAGCCTTTCTGCCGAATGAAACGGTAAGTGAGCCGCTCTTCCAGGAGCGCGCGCTCACCATGATTGAAGAAATGATCGGCTTGCATATTCATCACCCGAGCGTAATCTTCTGGTCTGTTCATAATGAGATTGATACCCGCACGCAGGAAGCCTTCGCGTTCACACAGGCTCTAATCGGGTTGGTGAAGAAGCTTGACACCTCCAGGCTGGTTACCTACGCCACAATGCATCCGCTTGAAGATATTCTGCTTCCGCTGTTCGATGTCATCGGCATTAACAAATACTTTGGCTGGTATGAAGGCGACGTAAGCGGCTTCAAAGACATGCTGGAACAGTTCCATAAGCGGGCGGAGCAGTTGGGAGCCGGAAACAAGGTGGTGCTGATGACTGAGTTCGGCGGCGCAGGGCTGTTCGGGGATGTAGGCTGGGAGCCAAGATTGTTCAGCGAGGATTACCAGGCCCACATCGTTACCGAGGCACTGGCGATCTTCAAAAATGATCCTAAGATCGGCGGAACCTTCATCTGGCAGTTTGCAGACATCCGGGGCGATCTGAAGAGCAGCAGCAAGAACTTCCGCGACCGTGCCCGCGGGTTCAACAACAAGGGTCTGGTTAATGAATACCGCAAGCCCAAGCAGTCGTTCCGCGAGGTACGCCGGATCTACCGTTCCTGGACGGAATAA
- a CDS encoding helix-turn-helix transcriptional regulator: MEAATGYNLNDLIVHIHFVLDKVTYPGWEDIRNMVNVHSLYWIHEGEGIFLTNVEHKVQAGMLIYLKPGLKMSMRSQMDAPLRMTMLLFDCTELGYDAGWQDVKPIGTLRLPFLSQYCNQQAEEIGRLFWGIHQEWLPGLNAGTAVSQAKSQILLHRLHLTVQSDWNLMESGAFAAFEQIKNTLENDYKDHHRIGKLAEKHGISASYLRKLFLKYTGMGPKEYHMHIQNQQACRYLVFTDYPVKEIAMLCGYYEEYHFSKIFKLLNGISPTVYRHRQRIGD, translated from the coding sequence TTGGAAGCAGCAACCGGCTATAACCTGAATGACCTCATAGTGCATATCCATTTTGTACTCGACAAAGTTACGTATCCAGGCTGGGAAGATATCCGCAACATGGTCAATGTGCATAGCTTGTACTGGATTCATGAGGGAGAGGGGATTTTTCTGACCAATGTCGAGCACAAAGTACAGGCTGGCATGCTGATCTATTTAAAACCAGGTCTTAAGATGTCCATGCGTTCGCAGATGGATGCCCCGCTTCGCATGACGATGCTGCTCTTTGATTGTACAGAGCTCGGCTATGATGCAGGTTGGCAGGACGTCAAGCCAATCGGAACACTGAGGCTTCCTTTCTTAAGCCAGTACTGCAACCAGCAAGCTGAGGAAATTGGCCGGTTATTCTGGGGAATTCACCAGGAATGGCTACCCGGACTGAACGCCGGAACAGCCGTTTCCCAGGCTAAATCGCAGATTCTGCTGCATAGGCTGCACCTGACCGTGCAATCGGACTGGAATCTGATGGAGTCTGGAGCTTTCGCCGCCTTCGAACAGATCAAGAATACGCTTGAGAACGACTATAAGGATCATCACCGGATCGGAAAGCTGGCTGAGAAACACGGCATTTCGGCTTCTTACTTGCGTAAGCTGTTCCTGAAATATACAGGCATGGGGCCGAAGGAATACCATATGCACATACAGAACCAGCAGGCCTGCCGTTATCTCGTATTTACCGATTACCCCGTTAAGGAAATCGCTATGTTATGCGGGTACTATGAAGAATATCATTTCAGCAAAATTTTTAAACTGCTTAACGGGATCTCTCCGACGGTATACCGGCACAGACAGAGAATCGGAGATTAA
- a CDS encoding rhamnogalacturonan acetylesterase: MYSRTYTFSGHLSDKVIHLPAEYMFQEEAGGGFIPYTEPFGKGMDRFKDYAGWYPYPKAEQARERIELLHTEYGVELHEEGWPLRFRAVVPEPGVYAVKIQIAGGEEGISRLNLYSGRRNLARRDICIAPGEVFTYQYKVHICDYIPVVGQPPRSDLSVYITVSGTLARLSEVSIEQSEAPTLFLGGDSIVADYAVQYPYNPLISGGSWGQHLLQYFNGTAVDNQAHGGMTTNCFREDGHWEIINRRIRPGDVFMFQFGHNDQKRRSLAAFTGYSANLRWYVHQVRSKGAIPVIVTSLSRIPGKDEQGWYDLLEDHAEACRRVGREWQVPVIDLHEYSFQLFCQMGRDSLKGYFKDEAHTNDYGAVLMAEFIASEIKRQSIEPLCRLMNELGPAPWVPDESLRPPAQLSPLDLPEVPILPMDLPELPYADCVGIKELDGLKEAMVDGLLDPTLKYFHPYAEMPRGQFAFVFLKAAPYPKRPYQGRYCDVYKYEFDAANIQAMIDGGLIDQSTTPDERFRPDDALTGGECISVIILHLYEASGRNYSLAACERQAQSLGLLWEGYGRGKKVNRADCVTALVRMMKLAKLEGRILN; this comes from the coding sequence ATGTATTCAAGGACGTATACATTCTCTGGACATCTCAGCGATAAAGTGATTCATTTACCAGCTGAATATATGTTTCAGGAAGAAGCAGGTGGCGGGTTCATCCCCTACACCGAGCCGTTTGGTAAAGGGATGGACAGATTTAAGGATTATGCAGGCTGGTACCCTTACCCGAAAGCAGAACAAGCGAGGGAAAGAATTGAACTGCTTCATACAGAATATGGAGTAGAACTGCATGAGGAGGGCTGGCCTCTGCGTTTCAGAGCGGTTGTTCCGGAGCCGGGCGTATATGCAGTGAAAATCCAAATTGCTGGGGGAGAAGAGGGAATATCGCGGCTGAATCTGTACTCTGGCCGCCGCAATCTGGCAAGGCGGGATATCTGTATTGCTCCGGGAGAAGTGTTTACTTATCAATACAAGGTGCATATATGCGATTATATACCGGTTGTCGGACAGCCGCCGCGAAGTGACCTGTCTGTCTATATCACAGTTTCAGGAACTTTAGCACGGTTAAGTGAAGTAAGCATCGAACAGTCTGAGGCTCCGACTTTATTTCTGGGAGGAGATTCCATAGTCGCGGATTACGCTGTCCAGTACCCGTATAATCCACTGATTTCAGGAGGATCATGGGGGCAACACTTGCTCCAATACTTCAATGGCACTGCAGTCGACAATCAGGCGCATGGCGGGATGACGACGAACTGCTTCCGGGAAGACGGACATTGGGAGATTATCAACCGGCGGATCAGGCCAGGTGATGTCTTCATGTTCCAGTTCGGCCACAATGATCAGAAGCGAAGAAGCCTCGCCGCCTTCACGGGATATTCTGCGAATTTGCGCTGGTATGTCCATCAAGTAAGAAGCAAGGGGGCAATCCCCGTTATCGTTACGTCTCTTAGTCGGATTCCAGGCAAAGATGAACAAGGCTGGTATGATCTGCTTGAGGATCATGCAGAAGCCTGCCGTAGAGTCGGACGGGAGTGGCAGGTTCCGGTTATTGATCTGCATGAGTACAGCTTCCAGCTGTTCTGTCAGATGGGGAGGGATTCACTTAAGGGTTACTTTAAAGATGAAGCCCATACGAATGATTATGGTGCCGTGCTGATGGCGGAATTCATTGCCTCAGAGATCAAGCGCCAGAGCATTGAACCACTTTGCCGGCTTATGAATGAGCTTGGCCCGGCGCCTTGGGTACCCGATGAGTCATTGAGACCTCCTGCACAGCTATCGCCGCTTGATCTGCCCGAAGTACCTATTCTTCCTATGGACTTGCCGGAGTTGCCTTATGCTGACTGTGTAGGCATCAAGGAGCTGGATGGGTTAAAGGAAGCAATGGTCGACGGTTTGCTTGATCCAACGTTGAAATACTTTCATCCATATGCCGAGATGCCACGGGGACAATTCGCCTTTGTGTTTCTTAAAGCGGCGCCTTACCCTAAGCGGCCTTATCAGGGCCGGTATTGTGATGTGTATAAATACGAATTTGATGCCGCGAACATCCAGGCCATGATTGACGGAGGACTCATTGATCAGTCCACTACTCCGGATGAAAGGTTCAGACCTGACGATGCACTGACCGGAGGAGAATGCATAAGCGTTATCATCCTTCACCTTTATGAAGCAAGTGGCCGGAATTACAGCCTGGCAGCCTGTGAGCGGCAGGCGCAGAGCCTGGGACTGTTATGGGAGGGCTACGGACGCGGTAAGAAGGTCAATCGGGCGGATTGCGTAACTGCGTTAGTACGAATGATGAAGCTGGCGAAATTAGAAGGGAGAATACTAAATTAA
- a CDS encoding glycoside hydrolase family 28 protein, whose amino-acid sequence MLNTNFYGTSFEMDEILEPPFQGQYFYAEDYRMLDLDQAVDYQVIQRAVDACSAQGGGTVIVSRGEWSSGPIHLRSNIHLSVKKGAVIHFSDTFAHYLPPVFTRWEGMECYNYSPLIYARDCENIAVTGEGTLNGNGEAWWHWKQLQQTAADKLCYAERDRIPVQERVFGTEEAALRPSFIQPMNCRNVLIEGLSIHNGPQWTVHPVYCENVIIRRIDIISCGPNTDGLNPDSCRNVLIEDCSFETGDDCIAINSGMNEDGWRVNKPCENIVIRNCVMKEGHGGLVIGSGMSGGVRNVYAHDCTITGGDRGIRLKSMRGRGGFVENIRFEHIKINNVREEAVQINMYYGYSTVVPKTSIPSDFSNIYMKDITGEGAGIAVEIKGLPEHRLKNISLENISLSADNAMICSDVENIVLKNFDVLATVNKSTEFVNIDRLQIEHFSVR is encoded by the coding sequence ATGTTGAACACAAATTTCTATGGAACCTCTTTTGAGATGGATGAAATACTAGAACCACCTTTTCAGGGACAATATTTCTATGCTGAGGATTATAGGATGCTTGATTTGGACCAGGCTGTTGATTATCAAGTCATTCAAAGAGCGGTTGATGCCTGCTCTGCTCAAGGAGGCGGTACCGTGATTGTGTCCCGGGGGGAGTGGAGCTCAGGACCCATCCATTTAAGAAGCAATATCCATCTGTCAGTTAAGAAGGGAGCTGTCATTCATTTCAGCGATACCTTCGCTCATTATCTTCCCCCGGTGTTTACGAGATGGGAGGGGATGGAATGCTATAATTATTCTCCGCTGATCTACGCCAGAGACTGTGAGAACATAGCTGTTACAGGTGAAGGCACACTGAACGGAAACGGAGAAGCATGGTGGCATTGGAAGCAGCTTCAGCAGACAGCGGCCGATAAGCTATGTTATGCCGAAAGGGACAGAATCCCTGTACAGGAGAGAGTTTTCGGTACGGAGGAGGCTGCCTTAAGACCCTCTTTCATTCAACCTATGAACTGCCGGAATGTGCTGATTGAAGGGCTTTCCATCCATAATGGTCCCCAGTGGACCGTACATCCTGTATATTGTGAGAATGTAATTATCCGCAGGATTGATATCATCAGCTGCGGCCCCAATACCGATGGGCTGAACCCCGACTCCTGCAGAAATGTACTGATTGAGGATTGCAGCTTCGAGACCGGGGATGACTGCATTGCCATCAATTCCGGCATGAATGAGGATGGCTGGCGGGTCAATAAGCCTTGCGAGAACATTGTCATTAGAAATTGTGTAATGAAGGAGGGGCACGGGGGACTCGTCATTGGTAGTGGGATGTCGGGCGGAGTAAGGAATGTCTACGCCCATGACTGCACCATTACCGGGGGAGACCGTGGAATTCGGCTGAAATCCATGCGTGGCAGAGGTGGCTTCGTGGAGAATATCCGGTTTGAGCATATCAAGATCAATAATGTCAGAGAAGAGGCTGTACAAATCAATATGTACTACGGGTACAGTACCGTGGTTCCCAAAACCAGTATACCTTCCGATTTCAGCAATATTTATATGAAGGATATTACCGGAGAGGGCGCCGGAATCGCCGTGGAAATCAAGGGGCTGCCGGAGCACCGCTTAAAAAATATCAGCCTTGAAAATATAAGTCTTAGTGCGGACAACGCCATGATCTGCAGTGACGTTGAAAACATTGTCCTGAAGAATTTCGATGTGCTGGCAACCGTCAACAAGAGCACGGAATTTGTAAATATTGACCGTCTGCAGATTGAGCATTTCAGCGTGCGCTGA
- a CDS encoding beta-ketoacyl synthase N-terminal-like domain-containing protein, with amino-acid sequence MSFENEYEDNKADIAIIALSIRLPGIDTVSKFWETILNGEEVVADLSSQEVKENAMEARSDFIRTNNNIGEIENFDAAFFNFSTREASMMDPQHRLLLETAWEALEAAGYNPESYDGLIGMYAGVYANYYQMFNLLPCIKGNGAASELQMQIASEKDHAATMAAYKLGLTGPVLNVQSACSSSLAAVHLACESLLTYSSDMMVCGGATLGIPQTHGYYYQDNGLLSTDGHLRAFDAKATGTLYSDGAGCVVLKRFNDALKDGDTIHAVIKGSALNNDGALRAGYTAPAVKGQIQVIERAQMAAGVNAEDISYIEAHGTGTPLGDAIELEALHEVFAPHTGKSAFCALGSVKSNVGHTGPAAGIVGLIKTVIALREKTLPPSIHTDTPHDRLMTGLSPFYLNPIQLDWSSPNQRRLAGVSSFGLGGTNVHVILQEAPVQPPAPSSKRIKLFVLSAKSAESLYMQKQSLQQFLKSASGEQLADAAYTLQTGRRLFEHRAVWLYRRGMEPEWMDREMGRKAHSNLAMQPLFHFPDLSGFTALDPGDWISEEPAFHTSFIQCMKHAPQKSGRGDSALQDRATYAIAVQVSLFGLWDSWGIQPSGCQGTGVGLFAAASACGLLTVADAMYLGNCFTAALATTGQERSIWVLNYQQRVCRMKTEPMKIPLAVPQGRQPQSYEDWSSSDFWIKYLNDALEDKASLQSSVNNLRDQLVLEMNLHESSDLLVEGDGATVWRNVYRLLGQVWMDGYPVNWKTYYQGERRHRIALPAYPFNKTRCWVECEDSDIAADLPFLPISESVNLRPEQLIGYIAPRTETQRELVAAWELYLGVTPIGIDDNYYELGGNSLLAASLNAHICERFGVTLGLEVFLEQQTVARLAESIESWRFDSTPVKGGH; translated from the coding sequence ATGTCATTCGAGAATGAATATGAAGATAATAAGGCGGATATTGCAATTATTGCCCTTTCAATCCGCCTACCGGGTATTGATACGGTTTCAAAGTTCTGGGAAACGATCTTGAATGGAGAAGAGGTAGTAGCCGACCTATCCTCACAAGAAGTAAAGGAAAATGCGATGGAAGCAAGGTCTGACTTTATTCGAACGAACAACAATATTGGGGAAATCGAGAATTTTGATGCCGCTTTTTTTAATTTCAGTACAAGAGAGGCATCCATGATGGATCCCCAACACCGTCTGCTTCTGGAGACGGCTTGGGAAGCACTGGAGGCCGCAGGATATAATCCGGAGAGCTATGACGGTCTTATCGGCATGTATGCAGGCGTGTACGCAAATTATTATCAAATGTTTAACCTGTTGCCCTGTATAAAGGGCAATGGGGCAGCCTCCGAACTCCAAATGCAGATTGCAAGTGAGAAAGATCATGCAGCGACGATGGCTGCCTACAAGTTAGGTCTTACCGGGCCTGTGCTTAATGTTCAATCCGCCTGCTCCAGTTCGCTGGCCGCAGTACATCTGGCCTGTGAGAGTCTGCTCACATACTCCAGCGACATGATGGTATGTGGTGGAGCAACACTTGGGATTCCGCAAACCCATGGATATTACTACCAAGATAATGGATTGTTGTCCACTGACGGGCATCTTAGGGCATTTGATGCTAAGGCCACCGGAACCCTGTACAGTGACGGTGCCGGGTGCGTGGTGCTGAAGCGCTTTAACGACGCCCTTAAGGATGGCGATACCATTCATGCCGTAATCAAAGGTTCGGCGCTCAATAATGATGGAGCCTTGAGAGCAGGGTATACAGCGCCTGCAGTCAAAGGACAGATTCAAGTAATTGAACGTGCACAGATGGCCGCAGGTGTTAATGCTGAGGACATTAGTTACATAGAAGCTCATGGTACCGGCACTCCCCTTGGTGATGCGATTGAGTTAGAGGCACTGCATGAGGTATTTGCCCCACATACTGGAAAAAGTGCCTTCTGCGCCTTAGGTTCGGTCAAATCAAACGTTGGCCATACGGGGCCGGCCGCAGGTATTGTGGGGTTGATCAAAACCGTTATAGCCTTGCGAGAGAAGACGCTACCCCCCTCTATTCACACAGACACACCACATGACAGATTAATGACAGGCCTCAGCCCATTTTATCTGAATCCGATACAGCTAGACTGGAGCAGCCCGAATCAGCGAAGGCTTGCAGGAGTCAGCTCCTTTGGACTGGGAGGTACAAATGTCCATGTCATCCTTCAAGAAGCACCGGTACAGCCGCCAGCGCCTTCCTCCAAGCGTATTAAATTGTTTGTCCTCTCAGCCAAAAGTGCAGAGTCACTCTACATGCAAAAGCAGTCCTTACAGCAGTTTCTAAAATCTGCTTCCGGAGAACAGCTCGCGGATGCTGCCTATACACTTCAAACCGGACGCAGGCTGTTCGAGCACCGGGCAGTATGGTTGTACAGGCGTGGGATGGAACCGGAATGGATGGATCGGGAGATGGGCAGGAAGGCTCACTCTAATCTTGCTATGCAGCCCTTGTTCCATTTCCCGGATTTATCCGGTTTCACCGCACTTGACCCGGGGGATTGGATCTCTGAGGAACCGGCCTTTCACACAAGCTTCATACAGTGTATGAAGCACGCTCCGCAAAAGTCAGGCAGAGGAGATTCAGCATTACAGGATCGCGCTACTTACGCTATCGCTGTACAGGTTTCCTTGTTTGGACTCTGGGACAGCTGGGGAATTCAACCTTCCGGCTGCCAAGGTACAGGCGTCGGACTATTTGCCGCCGCCTCTGCCTGCGGCCTGCTTACAGTGGCAGATGCCATGTATCTCGGCAACTGCTTCACAGCCGCACTCGCTACTACAGGTCAGGAGCGAAGTATATGGGTTCTTAACTACCAACAACGGGTATGCAGAATGAAAACAGAACCCATGAAGATTCCGCTTGCTGTCCCGCAGGGAAGGCAACCACAGTCCTATGAGGATTGGAGCAGCAGCGATTTTTGGATAAAGTATCTGAATGATGCTCTGGAAGACAAGGCTTCATTGCAAAGCAGTGTTAATAACCTCAGAGATCAGCTCGTGCTGGAAATGAATCTCCATGAATCCTCCGATCTACTGGTAGAAGGGGATGGAGCCACAGTCTGGAGGAATGTATATCGTCTTCTCGGCCAAGTATGGATGGACGGCTATCCTGTGAATTGGAAGACCTATTACCAAGGGGAGCGGCGCCATCGCATTGCACTACCTGCGTATCCATTCAATAAAACGCGTTGCTGGGTGGAGTGTGAAGATTCTGACATTGCGGCAGACCTACCGTTTCTGCCCATCTCGGAATCCGTCAACTTACGTCCAGAGCAATTGATCGGGTATATTGCACCACGTACAGAAACTCAACGGGAGCTGGTTGCAGCTTGGGAGCTGTATCTTGGAGTTACTCCCATCGGCATCGATGACAACTATTACGAACTGGGTGGCAACTCGCTGCTGGCAGCTTCCTTGAATGCACATATCTGTGAACGGTTTGGCGTAACTCTTGGACTTGAAGTTTTTTTGGAGCAGCAGACCGTAGCCCGATTAGCCGAATCCATTGAATCCTGGAGATTTGATTCCACACCTGTGAAAGGCGGACATTAA